A window of Dickeya zeae NCPPB 2538 contains these coding sequences:
- the ytfQ gene encoding galactofuranose ABC transporter, galactofuranose-binding protein YtfQ: MWKRVILASAVCASLSSVALAAPLTVGFSQVGSESGWRAAETTVAKEQAKARGINLKIADAQQKQENQIKAVRSFIAQGVDAIFIAPVVATGWEPVLKEAKEAKIPVILLDRGIDVKDDSLYLTTVRADNIKEGALIGEWLIKTENGKNCNVVQLEGTVGASVAIDRKKGFEDAIAKTPTIKIIRSQSGDFTRSGGKQVMESFIKSENNGKNICMVFAHNDDMVIGAIQAIKEAGLKPGKDILTGSIDGVPDIFRAMLAGEANVSVELTPNMAGPAFDALEKYKKDGTLPAKLILTPSTLFKPDSAQAELDKKKNMGY, translated from the coding sequence ATGTGGAAACGCGTCATTTTAGCTTCAGCTGTGTGTGCGTCCCTGTCATCGGTCGCGCTGGCCGCACCATTAACGGTGGGGTTTTCTCAAGTCGGCTCGGAATCAGGCTGGCGCGCAGCTGAAACGACCGTAGCCAAAGAACAGGCCAAAGCGCGCGGAATTAACCTGAAAATTGCCGACGCCCAACAAAAACAGGAAAACCAAATCAAAGCCGTGCGTTCTTTCATCGCGCAGGGAGTGGACGCTATTTTCATCGCCCCTGTTGTGGCGACTGGCTGGGAGCCGGTATTGAAGGAAGCCAAAGAAGCCAAGATCCCGGTTATTCTGCTGGACCGCGGCATTGACGTCAAAGATGACTCACTGTATCTCACCACGGTACGCGCCGATAATATTAAGGAAGGGGCATTAATTGGCGAGTGGCTGATTAAAACTGAAAACGGCAAAAACTGTAATGTTGTTCAGTTAGAAGGCACCGTCGGCGCAAGCGTTGCTATTGACCGTAAAAAAGGGTTTGAAGACGCTATCGCCAAAACACCGACTATTAAAATTATCCGTTCCCAGTCCGGCGACTTTACCCGTAGCGGCGGCAAACAGGTTATGGAAAGTTTTATCAAGTCAGAAAATAACGGCAAAAATATCTGCATGGTTTTCGCCCATAACGATGACATGGTGATCGGTGCCATTCAGGCCATTAAAGAAGCAGGGTTAAAACCGGGCAAAGATATTCTGACCGGGTCTATTGACGGTGTACCGGATATTTTCCGTGCCATGCTGGCAGGCGAGGCAAATGTCTCGGTTGAACTGACGCCAAATATGGCCGGACCGGCGTTTGACGCACTGGAGAAATATAAAAAGGATGGCACGCTGCCTGCCAAACTGATTCTGACACCGTCCACCTTATTTAAACCAGACAGCGCACAGGCCGAGCTCGATAAGAAAAAGAACATGGGATATTGA
- the ytfR gene encoding galactofuranose ABC transporter, ATP-binding protein YtfR, with translation MNDFDNQEILRTEGLSKIFPGVKALDKVDFSLRRGEIMALLGENGAGKSTLIKTLTGVYQRDAGAIYLEGQSISPKNTAHAQQLGIGTVYQEVNLLPNLSVADNLFIGREPRRFGLLQRTEMEKRAAALMSSYGFELDVREPLNRFSVAMQQIVAICRAIDLSAKVLILDEPTASLDTQEVEMLFTLMRQLRDQGVSLIFVTHFLEQVYQVTDRITVLRNGAFVGTCETASLPQIELVKMMLGRELEQNALQRAGRTLLSDKPVVEFKGYAKKGVIEPFELAVRPGEIVGLAGLLGSGRTETAEVIFGIKPADRGEAVIKGKSQTLRSPHQASCLGIGFCPEDRKTDGIIAAASVRENIILALQAQRGWLRPIPRKEQMAIAERFIRQLGIRTPSTEQPIEFLSGGNQQKVLLSRWLLTKPQFLILDEPTRGIDVGAHAEIIRLIESLCANGLALLVISSELEELVGYADRVLIMRDRQQVAEIPLDQLSVSAIMNAIAA, from the coding sequence ATGAACGATTTCGACAACCAGGAAATCTTGCGTACGGAAGGGCTGAGCAAAATTTTTCCCGGGGTTAAAGCGCTGGATAAAGTCGATTTCAGCCTGAGGCGCGGGGAAATCATGGCGCTGCTGGGAGAAAATGGTGCCGGAAAATCCACGCTGATTAAAACACTCACTGGGGTGTATCAACGTGACGCGGGCGCTATTTATCTCGAAGGGCAGTCTATCTCGCCTAAAAATACGGCTCATGCCCAACAACTGGGCATCGGTACGGTGTATCAGGAAGTCAACCTGCTACCCAATTTATCGGTGGCGGATAATCTGTTTATCGGTCGCGAACCCAGGCGCTTCGGATTATTACAACGTACCGAGATGGAAAAACGTGCGGCGGCGTTGATGTCCTCCTACGGTTTTGAGCTGGATGTGCGCGAACCACTGAACCGCTTTTCTGTCGCGATGCAGCAAATCGTCGCCATTTGTCGCGCCATCGACTTGTCTGCCAAGGTGTTGATCCTTGATGAGCCGACCGCCAGTCTTGATACTCAGGAAGTGGAAATGCTCTTTACCCTGATGCGCCAGCTGCGCGATCAGGGCGTCAGCCTGATCTTCGTGACCCACTTTCTCGAGCAGGTTTATCAGGTGACCGATCGCATCACGGTTCTGCGCAACGGTGCTTTCGTCGGTACCTGTGAAACCGCCTCGCTGCCACAAATAGAACTGGTAAAAATGATGCTGGGCCGCGAGCTGGAGCAGAATGCGCTGCAACGTGCCGGACGTACGCTACTGAGCGACAAGCCGGTGGTGGAATTCAAAGGGTACGCTAAAAAAGGTGTGATTGAGCCATTCGAACTGGCGGTTCGGCCGGGTGAAATCGTCGGTCTCGCCGGATTGTTAGGCTCCGGGCGGACAGAAACCGCCGAGGTGATTTTTGGTATCAAACCAGCCGACCGGGGCGAAGCGGTGATCAAAGGTAAATCCCAGACGCTGCGCTCGCCACATCAGGCCTCCTGCCTTGGCATCGGCTTTTGCCCGGAAGACCGTAAAACCGACGGTATCATCGCTGCCGCCTCGGTGCGGGAAAATATTATTCTGGCGTTGCAGGCCCAACGCGGCTGGCTGCGCCCGATCCCCCGCAAGGAGCAGATGGCGATTGCCGAGCGATTCATCCGTCAGTTGGGTATCCGCACCCCCAGTACCGAGCAACCTATCGAATTTCTATCCGGCGGGAATCAACAGAAAGTGCTGCTGTCTCGCTGGCTACTGACCAAACCGCAATTCCTGATCCTGGATGAACCCACACGCGGCATCGACGTCGGCGCTCACGCCGAGATCATCCGGTTGATCGAAAGCCTGTGTGCCAACGGGCTGGCGCTGCTGGTCATCTCGTCCGAACTGGAGGAGTTGGTGGGGTACGCCGACCGGGTGTTGATTATGCGTGACCGGCAGCAGGTGGCGGAAATCCCGCTCGACCAGCTATCCGTTTCCGCCATCATGAATGCCATCGCGGCATAA
- the ytfT gene encoding galactofuranose ABC transporter, ATP-binding protein YtfT gives MPRSLIKPGSDKRPFRWPSMRFSQGMPQIAALVLVLLVDSLVSSHFFQIVVQDGRLFGSPIDILNRAAPVALLAIGMTLVIATGGIDLSVGAIMAIAGAVAASLTVQGYSLTVVLLAALGVGMLAGLWNGILVAILKIQPFVATLILMVAGRGIAQLITAGQIVTFNSPPLAWLGSGALFYFPTPIIIALVTLILFWLLVRRTALGLFIESVGINIRAAKNAGVSTRAMVTMTYILSGLCAAIAGVIVTADIRGADANNAGLWLEMDAILAVVIGGGSLMGGRFNMVLSVLGALIIQGMNTGILLSGFPPELNQVVKAVVVLCVLIVQSPRFVTLLKGARRHDKA, from the coding sequence ATGCCTCGATCACTGATCAAACCGGGCTCCGATAAGCGCCCGTTCCGTTGGCCATCGATGCGGTTTTCACAAGGCATGCCGCAGATAGCCGCGCTGGTGCTGGTGTTGCTGGTAGACAGCCTGGTATCCAGCCACTTTTTCCAGATAGTGGTGCAGGATGGTCGCCTGTTCGGTAGTCCCATCGATATCCTTAACCGTGCTGCACCGGTAGCCTTGCTGGCGATCGGCATGACGCTGGTCATTGCCACCGGCGGCATCGATCTGTCCGTCGGGGCCATTATGGCGATTGCCGGTGCAGTGGCCGCCTCGCTGACCGTTCAGGGCTACAGCCTGACGGTGGTACTGCTGGCCGCACTCGGTGTCGGCATGCTGGCAGGCCTGTGGAACGGGATTCTGGTAGCGATTTTGAAGATCCAGCCGTTTGTCGCCACCCTCATCCTTATGGTGGCTGGTCGCGGTATCGCGCAGTTGATTACCGCCGGGCAAATTGTCACCTTCAACTCGCCGCCGCTGGCCTGGCTCGGTAGCGGTGCGCTGTTCTACTTCCCAACGCCTATCATCATCGCGTTGGTCACCTTGATTCTGTTCTGGCTGCTGGTGCGGCGTACCGCATTGGGGTTGTTTATTGAATCAGTGGGGATCAACATCCGGGCAGCGAAAAACGCCGGGGTCAGTACCCGCGCGATGGTGACCATGACGTATATCCTGAGCGGGTTATGTGCCGCCATCGCCGGGGTCATCGTCACCGCCGATATTCGGGGGGCTGATGCCAACAACGCCGGTCTGTGGCTGGAGATGGATGCCATTCTCGCCGTGGTGATCGGTGGTGGTTCGCTGATGGGCGGCCGCTTCAACATGGTGCTTTCCGTGTTAGGCGCGCTGATTATTCAGGGCATGAACACCGGGATTCTGCTGTCCGGCTTTCCACCGGAGCTCAATCAGGTGGTGAAAGCCGTCGTGGTATTGTGCGTACTGATCGTCCAGTCGCCACGTTTTGTGACCTTGCTGAAAGGAGCTCGCCGCCATGATAAAGCGTAA
- the yjfF gene encoding galactofuranose ABC transporter, permease protein YjfF, whose translation MIKRNLPLMITLAVFVLGYLYCLAQFPGFASTRVICNILTDNAFLGIVAVGMTFVILSGGIDLSVGSVIAFTGVFLAKAIGVWGLSPLVAFPLILVMGCAFGAFMGLLIDALKIPAFIITLAGMFFLRGASYLVSKESLPINHPIYETLSSLAWTIPGGGRLSAMGLLMLMVVVVGIVLARYTRFGNQVYAIGGNSTSANLMGISTRSTTLRIYMLSTGLATLAGIVFSIYTSAGYALAGVGVELDAIASVVIGGTLLSGGVGTVLGTLFGVAIQGLIQTYINFDGTLSSWWTKIAIGILLFVFIALQRGLTALWENRQNAPVKRVAPHG comes from the coding sequence ATGATAAAGCGTAACTTGCCGCTGATGATCACCCTGGCGGTATTCGTGCTCGGGTATCTGTACTGCCTGGCGCAATTTCCAGGTTTCGCCTCCACACGCGTTATCTGCAACATTCTTACCGATAACGCTTTTCTGGGTATTGTCGCCGTCGGCATGACTTTTGTGATTCTCTCCGGCGGTATCGACCTGTCCGTCGGCTCGGTGATTGCATTTACCGGTGTGTTTCTCGCCAAAGCTATCGGCGTGTGGGGGCTGTCCCCCCTGGTGGCGTTCCCGCTGATTTTAGTGATGGGATGCGCCTTTGGCGCGTTTATGGGCTTGCTCATCGACGCGCTAAAAATCCCGGCGTTTATCATCACACTGGCGGGGATGTTCTTCCTGCGTGGTGCCAGTTATCTGGTGTCGAAAGAATCGCTGCCTATCAACCACCCTATCTATGAAACACTCTCCAGTCTGGCGTGGACGATTCCCGGCGGCGGTCGGCTTAGCGCCATGGGACTACTGATGCTGATGGTGGTTGTCGTCGGCATCGTGCTGGCACGCTATACCCGTTTCGGTAACCAGGTCTATGCCATCGGTGGCAACAGTACCTCCGCTAACCTGATGGGTATCTCTACCCGCAGTACTACCCTTCGTATTTATATGTTGTCGACCGGGCTGGCGACCCTCGCCGGGATCGTATTTTCCATTTACACCTCAGCGGGTTATGCGCTGGCAGGGGTCGGCGTCGAGCTGGATGCCATTGCCTCGGTGGTGATCGGCGGTACGCTACTGAGCGGCGGTGTCGGCACCGTACTCGGGACCCTGTTCGGCGTGGCGATCCAAGGCTTGATCCAGACCTACATCAACTTTGACGGCACGCTAAGTTCCTGGTGGACCAAGATAGCCATCGGCATATTGCTGTTTGTGTTCATCGCCTTGCAACGCGGCCTGACCGCACTGTGGGAAAACCGCCAGAACGCCCCGGTCAAACGTGTCGCTCCGCACGGATAA
- a CDS encoding phosphatidylserine decarboxylase family protein, whose protein sequence is MTHTKSHTASTPEAEQSPHYESSGHSLLTLDNAGPIQMGFWVPNRVWATAKFLMPLREHIANKKQTNTLAPMQPVLQNFKNWVTNHSVYRMWLNSMIEQSNAYVASLPESTRKEISDDGDATWIDSYDSFFEILNEIITTSPSFNTTAQVGTPMNAFLAVAMGTEAGVALFHDATFNQQFRQVLDAWNSFLKSSASLDKLDIAQPEKPGSWISKAAYQAGVWNQMQHDPNLQGYGFASWNDFFIRQFVPGARPFKGDPNTQIDIGCETTPWRYADQLQLESRFWVKDIPYSLLDLFGGQRQWARLFEGGQLYQGFLSATHYHRWNAPLDGFLVRSWVEPGTYFAQRPGQGENQGTWEGTESQPYLGHVAARAVFIFRHKTCGYVALICIGMVEVSSCVIEPSTFIVEESAEPVSITRGVEIGHFEFGGSTHMMIFQKDRVALEKWAIDAVSHRNDKNPIPLGSVIATALHNKG, encoded by the coding sequence ATGACTCACACCAAAAGCCATACAGCAAGCACGCCTGAAGCAGAACAGTCGCCACACTACGAAAGCAGCGGGCACAGCCTGCTGACGCTGGATAACGCCGGGCCAATCCAGATGGGATTTTGGGTGCCCAACCGGGTATGGGCCACCGCCAAATTCTTGATGCCACTGCGCGAGCATATCGCCAACAAGAAGCAAACCAATACCCTGGCCCCCATGCAGCCGGTGCTTCAGAATTTTAAAAACTGGGTGACCAACCACAGTGTCTACCGCATGTGGCTCAATAGCATGATCGAACAATCCAACGCCTATGTGGCTTCGCTGCCTGAATCCACCCGCAAGGAGATCAGCGACGATGGCGACGCCACCTGGATAGACAGCTACGACAGCTTCTTTGAGATCCTCAACGAAATCATTACTACCTCGCCGTCATTCAACACCACCGCACAAGTCGGGACACCGATGAATGCGTTTCTGGCCGTGGCGATGGGAACAGAAGCGGGCGTGGCGCTGTTCCACGACGCGACGTTCAATCAGCAGTTTCGTCAAGTGCTGGATGCCTGGAACAGTTTCCTGAAAAGCAGCGCCTCACTCGATAAACTCGATATCGCACAACCGGAAAAACCCGGTTCCTGGATCTCCAAAGCCGCCTATCAGGCCGGTGTCTGGAACCAGATGCAGCACGACCCCAACTTGCAAGGTTACGGCTTCGCCAGTTGGAACGATTTCTTTATCCGTCAGTTCGTACCCGGCGCACGCCCCTTTAAAGGCGATCCCAACACCCAGATAGACATCGGCTGTGAAACCACGCCGTGGCGCTATGCCGACCAGTTGCAACTGGAGAGCCGGTTTTGGGTCAAAGACATCCCTTATTCGCTGCTCGATCTGTTCGGCGGCCAGCGGCAATGGGCCAGGCTGTTCGAGGGCGGGCAACTCTATCAAGGGTTCCTTTCTGCGACGCACTATCATCGCTGGAACGCGCCGCTGGACGGTTTTCTGGTACGCTCCTGGGTTGAACCGGGGACTTACTTTGCTCAGCGTCCCGGACAGGGCGAAAATCAGGGCACCTGGGAAGGCACCGAGTCGCAACCCTACCTCGGCCATGTGGCCGCGCGCGCGGTGTTTATCTTCCGGCACAAGACCTGCGGCTACGTGGCGCTCATCTGCATCGGCATGGTGGAAGTGTCCAGCTGCGTGATCGAACCCAGCACCTTTATCGTTGAAGAGAGTGCCGAACCGGTCAGTATCACCCGCGGCGTCGAAATCGGTCACTTCGAGTTCGGCGGTTCGACTCACATGATGATCTTCCAAAAAGATCGGGTCGCGTTGGAAAAATGGGCTATCGATGCCGTCAGTCACCGCAACGATAAAAATCCCATCCCGCTGGGCAGCGTGATCGCCACCGCGCTGCACAACAAAGGCTAA
- a CDS encoding aldehyde dehydrogenase family protein: MPMPAMFDAPSGIFDSLDDAVQAAAYAQQQLNSVELRQQVIKAIRVAGERYAQVLAEMAVAETGMGRVVDKYIKNVSQARHTPGIECLSAEVLTGDNGLTLIENAPWGVVASVTPSTNPAATVINNAISMIAAGNSVVFAPHPSAKNVSLRTISLLNKAIVATGGPENLLVSVSDPNIETAQRLFRYPGIGLLVVTGGEAVVEAARKHTDKRLIAAGAGNPPVVVDETADIPKAARAIVKGASFDNNIICADEKVLIVVDSVADALLEEMQRNHAVLLTPAQTEQLLPALLSDIDEQGKGRVNRDYVGRDATKLAEAIGLEVNEYTRLLLAETDASHPFAVTELMMPVLPVVRVKNVDEAIALALKLENGCRHTAAMHSTNIRNLNRMANAINTSIFVKNGPCIAGLGLGGEGWTSMTISTPTGEGVTSARTFVRLRRCVLVDMFRIA, encoded by the coding sequence ATGCCCATGCCTGCAATGTTTGACGCACCGAGCGGCATTTTCGACTCGCTTGATGACGCCGTTCAGGCCGCCGCGTATGCGCAACAACAGTTGAACAGCGTCGAGCTGCGTCAACAGGTGATTAAAGCCATTCGGGTCGCTGGCGAGCGTTATGCCCAGGTGCTGGCGGAAATGGCCGTGGCCGAAACCGGCATGGGCCGTGTGGTCGATAAATACATCAAAAACGTGTCACAGGCGCGCCATACACCAGGGATCGAATGCCTGTCGGCGGAAGTACTGACCGGTGATAATGGGCTGACGCTGATTGAAAATGCCCCCTGGGGTGTGGTTGCGTCGGTCACCCCGTCAACCAACCCGGCCGCAACCGTTATCAATAACGCCATCAGTATGATAGCCGCCGGTAACAGCGTGGTGTTCGCCCCGCATCCGTCAGCGAAAAACGTATCGCTGCGCACCATCAGCCTGCTCAATAAAGCCATCGTCGCCACCGGCGGCCCGGAGAACCTGCTGGTTAGCGTTTCCGACCCTAACATCGAAACCGCGCAACGCCTGTTTCGCTACCCCGGTATCGGCCTGTTGGTGGTCACCGGCGGCGAAGCGGTGGTGGAAGCGGCGCGCAAACATACCGACAAACGGCTGATCGCCGCCGGGGCGGGTAACCCACCGGTGGTGGTAGATGAAACGGCGGATATTCCGAAAGCGGCTCGCGCGATTGTTAAAGGTGCCTCATTCGACAACAACATTATCTGTGCCGATGAGAAGGTGCTGATCGTGGTGGACAGTGTGGCTGATGCCCTACTGGAAGAAATGCAACGCAATCATGCCGTGCTGCTCACGCCAGCACAAACTGAGCAGTTGCTACCAGCACTGCTGAGCGACATCGACGAGCAGGGTAAAGGTCGCGTCAACCGCGACTATGTCGGCCGTGATGCCACGAAACTGGCTGAAGCCATCGGGCTTGAGGTCAACGAATATACCCGTTTACTGCTGGCTGAAACCGATGCCAGCCATCCGTTTGCTGTCACCGAACTGATGATGCCGGTACTGCCGGTGGTGCGGGTGAAAAACGTGGATGAGGCCATTGCGCTGGCACTCAAACTGGAAAATGGCTGCCGCCACACTGCTGCGATGCACTCCACCAATATCAGGAACTTAAATCGCATGGCTAACGCCATCAACACCAGTATTTTCGTCAAAAATGGCCCTTGTATCGCCGGGTTGGGGCTGGGTGGTGAAGGCTGGACATCGATGACCATCTCGACGCCGACCGGTGAAGGTGTCACCTCTGCTCGCACCTTTGTGCGCCTGCGACGCTGTGTGCTGGTGGATATGTTCCGTATCGCCTGA
- the eutR gene encoding HTH-type transcriptional regulator EutR, translating to MKHNPVNLHHLDTEHRLPATTLIPLDDSVHQRQTQDVYAQSRTITDWQQIYDQVSPGHFKGELREILLDGIQICHEYTNLALRQSCMIWPDAFWFGIPTRHAGTGFIGSHPISDNAIAVSPGGKEFELNTPDDYAILGVAISRDELLQYTDVLEEPEQLTRLLAQSTTLLVEPHRREILWSFVREALWYGCNEPQRLQHSNAAKVLKHNLLTTVISFLESAQPADVSPSHTNKRIGYRSLIGRAREYVLSQQSEPVTVLDLCRRLHVSRRTLQNAFCDVMGCGPNAWLKMIRLNAVRRELVSPYSHHHTVQDAAMQWGFWHLSQFATDYQRLFNEKPSVTLKARLAG from the coding sequence ATGAAACACAATCCAGTTAACCTGCATCATCTGGATACAGAGCACCGGCTTCCAGCTACAACGCTGATACCGCTGGATGACAGTGTGCACCAGCGCCAGACACAGGACGTTTACGCCCAATCCCGCACCATTACAGACTGGCAGCAGATTTACGATCAGGTATCACCGGGACATTTCAAAGGGGAATTACGCGAGATCCTGCTCGACGGCATCCAGATTTGCCACGAATACACCAATCTGGCACTGCGCCAGTCCTGCATGATATGGCCCGACGCCTTCTGGTTTGGTATTCCGACCCGCCATGCCGGGACCGGCTTTATCGGCTCCCACCCCATCAGCGACAACGCCATCGCGGTCAGCCCAGGGGGGAAGGAGTTCGAACTGAATACGCCAGATGACTACGCCATTCTGGGTGTCGCTATCTCACGTGACGAACTATTGCAGTACACCGATGTGCTGGAAGAGCCGGAACAGCTGACCCGGTTGCTGGCACAAAGCACCACGTTGCTGGTAGAACCTCACAGACGGGAAATCCTCTGGTCGTTTGTACGTGAAGCGCTGTGGTATGGCTGCAACGAACCGCAACGTTTGCAGCACAGCAACGCGGCTAAAGTACTGAAACACAACCTGCTGACCACCGTGATTTCGTTTCTGGAAAGCGCCCAGCCCGCTGATGTCAGCCCATCCCATACCAACAAACGCATCGGTTATCGCAGCCTGATTGGTCGCGCCAGAGAATATGTGCTCAGCCAGCAGTCGGAACCGGTCACGGTGCTTGACCTGTGCCGTCGCCTGCATGTCAGCCGCCGCACGCTGCAAAATGCCTTTTGTGATGTCATGGGATGCGGCCCCAACGCCTGGCTGAAGATGATCCGCCTCAACGCAGTACGCCGCGAATTAGTCAGCCCCTACTCCCATCATCACACCGTACAGGATGCCGCCATGCAATGGGGCTTCTGGCACCTGAGCCAGTTCGCCACGGATTACCAGCGGCTGTTCAATGAAAAGCCATCAGTGACGCTCAAGGCTCGATTAGCAGGATAA
- the yjiA gene encoding GTPase — translation MTHSLPAEVSPADVLPATILTGFLGAGKTTLLRHLLYADHGEKIAVIENEFGAVAIDDSLLGDRATRITTLSNGCICCSSANELSDALHDLLDGIDRGELAFDRLVIECTGMADPGPVIQTFFSDERLSQRFLLDGVIALVDAVHADEQLSRHTVAQAQVGYADRILLTKTDLAGETQALEERLARINARASLYRVVNGQIDHRQIFGVDGFMLDDRLQVSLPRFRPLIEQDNAITSLVVQLARPVDMAAVSAVMEQLLVDCADNLLRYKGVLAIEGDDRRLLFQGVQRLYSADWDRPWNDDEPRESVMVFIGIRLPEDDIRRAFDALNA, via the coding sequence ATGACTCATTCATTACCTGCAGAGGTATCACCCGCAGACGTATTACCTGCAACAATCCTCACCGGTTTTCTGGGGGCGGGTAAAACCACGTTACTGCGCCATCTGCTGTATGCCGATCACGGCGAGAAAATTGCCGTCATTGAAAATGAATTTGGCGCGGTGGCGATTGATGACTCGTTACTGGGCGATCGTGCGACGCGCATCACCACACTGAGTAACGGTTGCATTTGCTGTAGCAGCGCCAATGAATTGTCGGATGCGCTGCATGACTTGCTGGACGGTATTGACCGCGGTGAACTGGCGTTTGACCGGCTGGTGATCGAGTGCACCGGTATGGCCGATCCGGGGCCGGTGATTCAGACATTTTTTTCTGACGAGCGCCTGAGCCAACGCTTTCTGTTGGATGGCGTGATTGCGCTGGTCGACGCGGTACATGCCGATGAGCAACTGAGCCGACATACCGTGGCGCAGGCGCAGGTCGGTTATGCCGACCGCATTCTGCTGACCAAAACCGATCTGGCTGGCGAGACGCAGGCACTGGAAGAGAGACTGGCGCGTATCAACGCCCGTGCCAGCCTGTATCGGGTGGTGAATGGTCAGATCGATCACCGCCAGATCTTCGGTGTCGATGGTTTTATGTTAGACGATCGGCTACAGGTGTCGTTACCACGTTTTCGACCGCTGATCGAACAGGATAACGCCATCACCTCGCTGGTGGTGCAACTGGCAAGGCCGGTAGACATGGCCGCGGTATCGGCAGTTATGGAGCAACTGTTGGTAGACTGTGCCGATAACCTGCTGCGCTACAAAGGGGTCCTTGCAATCGAGGGGGATGATCGTCGGCTGCTATTTCAGGGGGTACAACGGCTCTACAGTGCCGACTGGGATCGCCCATGGAACGACGATGAACCACGCGAGAGTGTTATGGTGTTTATCGGTATTCGTCTGCCAGAAGACGATATCCGCCGCGCGTTTGATGCCCTGAATGCGTGA
- a CDS encoding YbdD/YjiX family protein — MFGNLGKAGKYLGQAARMLVGIPDYDNYVQHMQTNHPDQDVMSYEEFFRERQQARYGGSGKGGFRCC; from the coding sequence ATGTTCGGAAACCTTGGGAAAGCAGGAAAATATCTGGGGCAGGCCGCCAGAATGCTGGTCGGCATCCCGGATTATGATAACTACGTGCAGCACATGCAGACCAACCACCCAGACCAGGACGTGATGAGCTACGAGGAGTTTTTCCGCGAACGCCAGCAGGCACGTTATGGCGGTAGTGGTAAAGGGGGTTTTCGGTGCTGTTGA